Proteins co-encoded in one Methylomonas albis genomic window:
- the amoA gene encoding bacterial ammonia monooxygenase, subunit AmoA has translation MSAQIPISTFKPYQGEKARLARAYDYLILVLALFLFIGSFHLHFALTVGDWDFWVDWKDRQWWPLVTPLIGITFPAAVQAVLWDKFRLPLGATLCVAALLLGTWVTRVFAYHYWNFFPINMVLPATMVPGALVLDTLLMLTNSLTITSIFGGGAFALLFYPTNWPIFGMFHQAVDYHNSQLSVADVFGFQYIRTGMPEYLRIIERGTLRTYGQYATPLSAFCSALLCSLMYPLWWKIGKLFADTRYLKKI, from the coding sequence ATGTCTGCACAAATTCCAATTTCAACATTCAAACCTTATCAGGGCGAAAAAGCCCGCTTGGCCAGGGCTTACGATTATCTGATCCTGGTGCTGGCTTTATTTTTATTTATCGGCTCGTTCCATCTGCATTTTGCCCTGACCGTCGGCGACTGGGATTTCTGGGTGGATTGGAAAGATCGGCAATGGTGGCCATTGGTCACACCGCTGATCGGCATCACTTTTCCAGCGGCTGTTCAAGCAGTGTTATGGGATAAGTTCCGGCTGCCGTTGGGTGCTACGCTGTGCGTCGCGGCCTTATTGCTCGGCACCTGGGTTACCCGCGTGTTTGCCTACCACTATTGGAACTTCTTCCCCATTAACATGGTGTTGCCAGCGACCATGGTGCCGGGTGCATTGGTATTGGATACCTTGCTGATGCTCACCAACAGCCTGACCATCACCTCGATTTTCGGCGGCGGCGCGTTTGCCTTGTTGTTCTACCCCACCAACTGGCCGATTTTCGGCATGTTCCACCAAGCGGTCGATTACCACAACAGCCAGCTGTCGGTGGCCGACGTGTTCGGGTTCCAATACATCCGCACCGGCATGCCGGAATACCTGCGCATCATCGAACGCGGCACCTTGCGCACCTATGGCCAGTACGCGACGCCATTGTCGGCATTTTGTTCAGCGTTGTTGTGTTCGTTGATGTATCCGCTCTGGTGGAAAATCGGCAAATTGTTCGCTGATACCCGTTATCTGAAAAAAATCTAA
- the amoB gene encoding bacterial ammonia monooxygenase, subunit AmoB has translation MTLFFKPWLLAVLCINVLSIFAVPTAQAHGEKALEPFIRMRTIQWYDVQWSTQKFNVNDEVSVSGKFHVAEDWPISVPKPEASFLNISTPGPVLIRTERYLNGKPWTNSVSLEPGGDYEFKVVMKGRLPGHYHIHPFFNLKDAGQVMGPGVWLDIGGDPADFSNTIQTINGEMIDMESFGFANGVFWHLFWGALAAAWLLWWVRRPLFISRYRMLDAGLEHDLITDQDKTIAKAVLVGVPVLVLALNAVTANQYPDAIPLQAGLDRILPLPAQVNAGLVNVDTLKAEYNVAQRAMVMQFSIDNRSQGAVRIGQFSSSNVHFLNADLASVNSKPGKDDVSNNGLSLSDNTPIAPGEQRTVTVEVRDAAWESEKLDGLIKDADSRLGGLLFLYDDVMGKRYISSISAAVIPKFN, from the coding sequence ATGACATTATTTTTTAAACCTTGGCTGTTGGCCGTGCTTTGCATCAACGTATTGTCGATATTTGCCGTACCCACCGCGCAGGCCCATGGCGAAAAAGCCCTGGAGCCGTTCATCAGGATGCGCACCATACAATGGTATGACGTGCAATGGTCCACGCAAAAATTCAACGTCAACGATGAGGTCAGCGTCAGCGGCAAGTTTCATGTCGCCGAAGACTGGCCGATCAGCGTCCCCAAACCGGAAGCCAGCTTCTTGAACATCTCCACGCCAGGACCGGTGCTGATCCGTACCGAGCGCTACCTGAACGGTAAGCCTTGGACCAATTCGGTATCGCTGGAGCCGGGCGGCGACTACGAGTTCAAGGTGGTCATGAAAGGCCGTTTGCCGGGCCATTATCACATCCATCCGTTTTTTAATTTAAAGGACGCCGGTCAGGTAATGGGACCTGGGGTGTGGCTGGACATTGGCGGCGATCCCGCCGACTTTAGCAATACCATTCAAACCATCAACGGGGAAATGATCGACATGGAAAGCTTCGGCTTTGCCAATGGCGTGTTCTGGCATCTGTTCTGGGGCGCATTGGCGGCCGCCTGGCTGTTGTGGTGGGTGCGCCGTCCCTTGTTCATCAGCCGCTACCGTATGCTGGATGCCGGTTTGGAACATGATTTGATCACAGATCAGGACAAAACCATCGCCAAGGCGGTGTTAGTGGGCGTGCCGGTATTGGTATTGGCGCTGAATGCTGTCACCGCCAACCAGTACCCGGATGCCATCCCATTACAAGCGGGCTTGGATCGGATTTTGCCTCTGCCGGCTCAAGTCAATGCCGGACTGGTCAATGTCGACACCTTAAAAGCGGAATACAACGTGGCTCAACGTGCCATGGTGATGCAGTTTAGTATCGACAATCGCAGCCAAGGCGCGGTCAGGATCGGTCAATTTTCCAGTTCCAACGTGCATTTCCTGAATGCTGACTTAGCGAGTGTCAACAGCAAGCCTGGCAAAGATGACGTCAGTAATAACGGTCTGAGCCTGAGTGACAACACACCTATCGCCCCCGGCGAACAACGCACCGTCACCGTAGAAGTGCGCGATGCGGCCTGGGAATCGGAAAAGTTGGATGGGCTGATCAAAGATGCGGACAGCCGGCTGGGTGGCCTGCTGTTTCTTTACGACGATGTGATGGGAAAACGCTATATCTCCAGCATTTCCGCCGCCGTCATTCCCAAATTCAATTAA